In Pedobacter sp. W3I1, one DNA window encodes the following:
- the gcvH gene encoding glycine cleavage system protein GcvH, which produces MNFPSELKYTKDHEWVKVEGNEAIIGVTDFAQRELGDIVYVDINTVGSEVAKEEVFGTVEAVKTVSDLYMPVTGTVLEVNAELNDNPELVNSDPYGKGWMVKVSLANLAEVEDLLTAEAYQELVGA; this is translated from the coding sequence ATGAATTTTCCATCAGAATTAAAATACACTAAAGACCACGAGTGGGTTAAAGTTGAAGGTAACGAAGCTATTATCGGTGTTACTGATTTCGCTCAGCGTGAATTGGGTGATATTGTTTATGTTGATATCAATACGGTAGGTAGCGAGGTAGCAAAAGAAGAAGTTTTTGGTACTGTAGAAGCCGTTAAAACAGTGTCTGATTTATATATGCCAGTTACTGGTACCGTATTAGAAGTTAATGCTGAACTAAACGATAATCCGGAATTAGTAAATTCTGATCCTTATGGAAAAGGTTGGATGGTAAAAGTATCTTTAGCTAATTTAGCTGAGGTAGAAGATTTATTAACAGCAGAAGCTTACCAGGAATTGGTAGGCGCTTAA
- a CDS encoding carboxypeptidase-like regulatory domain-containing protein: MKRNVQRAIFIALLFCGYIAQAQNTGSISGKVINAKDKKPVDFATIAIKSLKDSSTVASGQTNPDGSFSFKNIAAGKYRIYSAFLGLKTVTKDIDVGKAAVNAGEIAMVDDGVDLKDVNVTASIPVVVKTDTIEFDGKSIKVRENAVVEDMLKKLPGVEVAKDGSIKAQGETVTKVKVDGKEFFGTDPLLATKNLPADMVDKIQVIDEMSEQSQFSGVDDGTRNKILNITTKAGMKKGYFGNSTVGYGTQDRYDASLNVNKFNNDQQFSFIGQFNNVNKQNFGQGNGAGNGFGGGGRGNFGGGGSGAGSGGITTTNAAGLNFADTYKDGTQIQGSYFFNKSAVANQQTSFTQNLLGDKITTVSNNADNNTDRINHRFNFMIDTKLDSSTTIKIQPNVSYTESDATNLSDYTRNLIQSTTVGNQRYISNSTTPNISNNLLVRKKFKRRGRTLSLNVNTSINNNDADNYNYISETNTINSTPTASLIDQLNKVNTNSINNTSRLVYTEPLSKTTSLEFNYQNGYSHDNQGRQVLDFNSASGQYDLVNLDYTNIYENQTLTNAAGVSFTTNEKKYNWNIGLAAQQTNRENTNLTTGLVRTQNFHQFNAFGKFQI, translated from the coding sequence ATGAAAAGAAACGTTCAGAGGGCAATATTCATTGCGCTCCTATTTTGTGGATATATTGCCCAGGCTCAAAATACTGGCTCAATAAGCGGTAAAGTAATTAACGCGAAAGATAAAAAGCCTGTTGACTTTGCTACCATAGCAATTAAAAGCTTGAAAGATTCGAGTACGGTAGCCTCAGGACAAACCAATCCTGATGGCTCTTTTAGTTTTAAGAATATTGCCGCGGGTAAATATAGAATCTACTCCGCCTTTTTAGGTTTAAAAACAGTAACCAAGGACATTGACGTGGGCAAAGCAGCAGTGAATGCCGGCGAAATTGCCATGGTTGATGATGGTGTTGATTTAAAAGATGTTAACGTTACGGCAAGCATTCCGGTAGTTGTAAAAACAGATACTATAGAATTTGATGGAAAATCAATCAAGGTGAGAGAAAACGCTGTTGTAGAAGACATGTTGAAAAAACTTCCAGGAGTTGAAGTAGCAAAAGACGGAAGCATTAAAGCACAGGGCGAAACCGTTACAAAAGTTAAAGTAGATGGTAAAGAGTTTTTTGGAACAGATCCCTTATTGGCTACAAAAAACTTACCTGCCGATATGGTTGATAAGATTCAGGTAATTGATGAGATGTCCGAGCAATCTCAATTTTCTGGTGTTGATGATGGTACAAGAAATAAAATCTTAAATATCACAACTAAAGCCGGAATGAAAAAGGGTTATTTTGGAAATAGTACAGTTGGATACGGTACACAAGATCGTTATGATGCAAGTTTGAATGTGAACAAGTTTAATAACGATCAACAGTTTAGTTTTATCGGTCAGTTTAACAATGTAAATAAACAGAATTTCGGACAGGGTAATGGCGCGGGCAATGGTTTTGGCGGCGGTGGCCGTGGCAATTTTGGTGGTGGAGGTAGTGGTGCAGGTAGCGGTGGTATTACGACCACCAATGCTGCAGGTTTAAACTTTGCCGATACTTATAAAGATGGTACCCAGATTCAGGGAAGTTACTTTTTTAATAAATCGGCTGTCGCAAACCAGCAGACAAGTTTTACCCAGAATTTATTGGGCGACAAAATTACTACTGTTTCGAACAATGCGGATAATAATACGGACAGGATTAACCATCGGTTTAATTTTATGATTGATACTAAACTGGATTCTTCAACTACTATTAAAATCCAGCCGAACGTATCGTACACTGAAAGTGATGCTACAAACCTGAGCGATTATACCAGAAACCTCATCCAGTCTACAACTGTCGGAAATCAGCGCTATATCAGCAACAGTACAACCCCAAACATCAGCAATAACTTGTTGGTTCGTAAAAAGTTCAAAAGACGCGGTAGGACACTCTCGCTTAATGTAAATACGAGTATTAATAATAATGATGCCGATAACTATAATTACATTTCTGAAACGAATACCATTAACAGTACACCAACGGCTAGTTTGATCGATCAGTTGAACAAGGTAAATACCAACTCTATTAATAATACCTCCAGATTGGTGTATACAGAGCCACTTTCTAAAACAACAAGTTTAGAGTTTAACTATCAAAACGGATATAGCCATGATAACCAGGGCCGCCAGGTATTGGATTTTAATTCAGCAAGCGGGCAATATGATCTGGTTAATTTGGATTACACGAATATTTATGAGAACCAGACTTTAACAAATGCTGCGGGCGTAAGTTTTACAACTAATGAAAAAAAATATAACTGGAATATTGGTTTAGCCGCACAACAAACCAATCGCGAAAACACTAACCTTACAACTGGTTTGGTAAGAACACAGAATTTTCATCAATTTAACGCCTTCGGCAAATTTCAGATATAA
- a CDS encoding VanZ family protein yields the protein MYKALKQQKWAVLWTIVVLVLCNIEISDSVGGSGFFFKGFDKMTHMGFFFVLSVLLFYGKIRYQHTFAFRTLTIFKILLINAIIGGGIELLQWKVFTYRSAEWWDFGCDMLGASMAVFSYVLLHKLNFNETTTDTPLTKNN from the coding sequence TTGTACAAAGCACTGAAACAACAAAAATGGGCCGTTCTATGGACCATCGTAGTTTTAGTGCTTTGTAATATTGAAATTTCCGATTCTGTAGGTGGAAGCGGTTTTTTCTTTAAAGGTTTTGACAAGATGACCCATATGGGTTTTTTCTTTGTCTTATCGGTATTACTCTTCTACGGTAAAATTAGATATCAGCATACCTTCGCTTTCAGAACATTAACCATTTTTAAAATATTGCTTATCAATGCAATCATTGGCGGCGGAATTGAACTGTTACAATGGAAAGTTTTCACCTACCGATCAGCAGAATGGTGGGATTTTGGCTGCGATATGTTAGGCGCATCAATGGCAGTTTTTAGTTATGTATTGCTCCATAAATTAAATTTCAATGAAACCACGACGGATACACCGCTTACCAAAAACAATTAA